In Leptospira harrisiae, a genomic segment contains:
- the lpxK gene encoding tetraacyldisaccharide 4'-kinase, with product MMKIFLYLLYPFSLLYQFLFWWQQRRVTPYRLPNVLVVSVGNLTVGGTGKTPFVQYLVHFFRKTYPGYAITILSRGYKAEKSREGAILPIESNPQLYGDEPSQHKEMFPDVQVIIGRDRKNSFLKYNKFQSSKHIVILDDGFQHKTLNRDFDFVLLDANSPFGNGFTIPLGFLREPIHHLKRSDAVVITKLTNRNKLSIEKYKNILNRSKIQAPIFHSTFEASVREVILNRGFMQKPYTSGVGDKYFLVTGVGNPKHVYETARTSLESPSIRTKFFPDHFEFSDSSLDSLLEEIQNGELLITTEKDWVKMRMNSRFVQTLEKKKIRVLLILIQVAIKEDKEMESMLVALVSTYEAKIDQVSKI from the coding sequence ATGATGAAAATATTCCTGTATTTGCTTTATCCCTTTAGTTTGTTATACCAATTTTTGTTTTGGTGGCAACAAAGAAGAGTTACACCCTACCGTTTGCCGAATGTTCTTGTTGTCAGTGTTGGTAATCTCACTGTCGGAGGAACAGGCAAAACTCCTTTTGTTCAATATTTGGTTCATTTTTTTAGAAAAACATACCCGGGTTATGCGATTACAATTTTGTCTCGCGGATATAAAGCTGAAAAAAGTAGGGAAGGGGCCATTCTTCCGATTGAATCGAATCCACAACTATACGGTGATGAACCAAGCCAACATAAAGAAATGTTTCCTGATGTGCAGGTGATTATTGGTCGAGATCGGAAAAACTCTTTTTTAAAATACAACAAATTCCAATCTTCCAAACACATAGTAATTCTCGATGATGGATTCCAACACAAAACCTTAAATCGTGATTTCGATTTCGTATTATTGGATGCAAATTCTCCTTTTGGGAATGGATTTACGATTCCTTTAGGTTTTTTGAGAGAACCGATTCATCATTTGAAAAGATCAGATGCCGTAGTAATTACCAAACTAACTAATCGCAATAAATTGAGTATAGAAAAATATAAGAATATACTTAATCGATCAAAGATCCAAGCCCCAATCTTTCACTCTACTTTTGAAGCTTCAGTCAGAGAAGTGATTTTGAATCGAGGTTTTATGCAAAAACCATACACTTCTGGCGTTGGTGATAAATACTTTTTGGTAACAGGAGTCGGCAATCCAAAACATGTTTATGAAACTGCACGTACTTCGCTTGAATCCCCATCAATCCGAACCAAATTTTTCCCTGATCACTTTGAGTTTTCCGATAGTTCTTTGGACTCTTTATTAGAAGAAATTCAGAATGGAGAGTTGTTGATTACTACTGAAAAAGATTGGGTGAAGATGCGAATGAATTCTAGGTTTGTTCAAACATTAGAAAAAAAGAAAATTCGTGTTCTGTTAATACTGATTCAAGTGGCTATCAAAGAGGATAAGGAAATGGAATCTATGTTAGTTGCTCTCGTTTCCACATACGAAGCAAAAATCGATCAGGTTTCAAAGATTTAA
- the mnmC gene encoding FAD-dependent 5-carboxymethylaminomethyl-2-thiouridine(34) oxidoreductase MnmC — translation MNNETKIAVVVGAGISGASICFALKKRNIQTILIDSELGPARHASGNPIGVIYPFLTKHKLAESEFSLAAFQYFLSVWDEFHLKSFVPHVDGIYFLMDSEEAYDRYSNALKSHQIPTHVANEKLEPFSGLPAIFFPYGKSVSPVDLTKQILTISNPETKYSCKLLSWEELESDSKIICQTSVGEIQCDYLFLSQGFQFARDPRSNWLPLKKVRGQILKFPEQNPTNAHGILYGDYITSAINGYQVLGATFDEFKLEENPRPEESILLWEKLTSKLPKLSEKWGQQNPSLFPTRVSYRTQSQDRHPIAGKLPNISKLDLTVKYQNLLKVGKKHMEIPYYESVGILNGLGSRGLTHALYAAEILVSSIFEGQNITSESIFKSLKPDRFLLRMWKREQLT, via the coding sequence ATGAACAACGAAACAAAAATTGCCGTTGTAGTAGGTGCTGGAATTTCGGGAGCGAGTATCTGTTTTGCACTGAAAAAAAGAAATATCCAAACCATTCTCATCGACTCAGAACTAGGTCCCGCTCGACACGCAAGTGGAAACCCGATTGGAGTTATTTATCCCTTCCTCACGAAACATAAACTAGCCGAATCTGAATTTTCACTTGCAGCATTTCAATATTTCCTTTCAGTTTGGGACGAATTTCATTTAAAATCTTTTGTTCCTCATGTAGATGGTATTTATTTTTTAATGGATTCGGAAGAGGCTTATGATCGTTATTCGAATGCACTCAAATCTCATCAAATACCAACTCATGTTGCAAATGAAAAGTTAGAACCTTTTTCTGGTTTACCTGCAATTTTTTTTCCTTACGGAAAATCCGTATCTCCAGTTGATCTAACCAAACAAATTTTAACCATTTCTAATCCAGAAACAAAGTATTCATGTAAGTTACTTAGTTGGGAAGAATTAGAAAGCGATTCAAAGATTATTTGCCAAACCTCAGTGGGAGAAATTCAATGCGATTATTTATTCTTAAGCCAAGGATTTCAGTTTGCTCGTGACCCTCGCTCAAATTGGTTACCATTAAAAAAAGTGAGAGGGCAAATCCTGAAATTTCCAGAACAAAACCCGACCAATGCCCATGGAATTCTCTATGGCGATTATATCACTTCCGCAATTAACGGTTACCAAGTGTTAGGGGCAACATTCGATGAATTCAAACTAGAAGAAAACCCAAGACCAGAGGAATCAATTTTACTTTGGGAAAAATTAACAAGTAAACTGCCTAAACTTTCAGAAAAGTGGGGACAACAAAACCCCAGTTTGTTTCCGACACGTGTTAGTTATCGCACACAATCACAAGATAGACATCCAATTGCAGGGAAATTACCAAATATTTCAAAACTTGATTTAACCGTAAAATACCAAAACCTATTGAAAGTAGGTAAAAAACACATGGAAATTCCTTATTATGAATCGGTTGGGATTTTAAATGGCCTTGGTTCGAGAGGGCTAACTCATGCGCTTTATGCTGCAGAGATATTGGTTTCCTCTATATTTGAAGGTCAAAACATAACGTCTGAATCTATATTTAAATCTTTGAAACCTGATCGATTTTTGCTTCGTATGTGGAAACGAGAGCAACTAACATAG
- the mnmD gene encoding tRNA (5-methylaminomethyl-2-thiouridine)(34)-methyltransferase MnmD has translation MEPETSPAHSKNAIKFQDGVPVSLLFDDIYFSKEGGWEESNYVFLEGNNVESKLKNNDSSHLRIGELGFGSGVNLFVTLEIWESIDSPKPTEFISLEGYPVAKEVFNSLNKSYPEKKLWFEELIQSYEKALEIWQKDNQQNLWTYRWEHPKLQSYFELKVFFGDIKICLPQFPEIDVWYLDGFSPGKNPEMWSQETLNLVKEKSFKGSSFATFSSAGFLRRNLAELGFVVEKKKGFGRKREMISGYLE, from the coding sequence ATGGAACCTGAGACCTCCCCCGCCCATTCCAAAAATGCCATCAAATTCCAAGATGGTGTGCCAGTGTCTTTGTTATTCGATGATATATATTTTTCCAAAGAAGGAGGCTGGGAAGAATCGAATTATGTATTTTTGGAAGGAAACAATGTTGAATCCAAACTAAAAAATAACGATAGTTCCCATTTGCGAATCGGAGAATTAGGATTTGGATCGGGTGTCAATTTATTTGTAACATTAGAAATTTGGGAATCCATAGATTCCCCAAAACCGACAGAGTTCATCAGTTTGGAAGGTTATCCTGTAGCAAAGGAAGTCTTTAATTCATTAAACAAGAGTTATCCGGAAAAAAAACTATGGTTTGAAGAACTAATCCAATCTTATGAAAAGGCTTTGGAAATTTGGCAAAAAGATAACCAACAAAATCTCTGGACTTATCGCTGGGAACATCCTAAACTCCAAAGTTATTTTGAATTAAAAGTTTTTTTTGGTGATATCAAAATTTGTCTCCCTCAGTTTCCCGAAATAGACGTTTGGTATTTGGATGGGTTTTCGCCTGGAAAAAATCCGGAGATGTGGTCTCAAGAAACTCTAAATTTAGTAAAAGAAAAGTCTTTCAAAGGAAGTAGTTTTGCAACATTCTCTTCCGCAGGTTTTTTGAGAAGAAACCTCGCCGAACTTGGATTTGTCGTTGAAAAGAAAAAAGGATTCGGGCGTAAACGAGAAATGATTTCAGGATATTTAGAATAA
- the flhF gene encoding flagellar biosynthesis protein FlhF — MDFVKIRGKDLQDCIMQMKMKYGPEAHLYDQRVITEGGLFGTGLMAQRMYEIDVGVPEKQNSKERIERKLKDLKELIKQKQKTESLPESSLVGIGSNQSSLGNGGNHHLRKKNIDAVRPFSERRRRQNPPVYEIEAEEVRSVGLSISEAKDSIPELTTPTKPQLPERHPHIQRLVDRLLNEGLSSSFLEEMAIALERRLSAVDLTRYANVTDKAVTYLEERIQIDSDLFSGTPRGKRKVIFFVGPTGSGKTTSIAKLAAKYSLHMGKKVSLYTTDNYRIAAIDQLKFYADAMGLPFYAAKDLRKWKETIVRDGSELILVDTAGYSHRKSENLEKLQEFYQVFGEKDYIETVLVLSSTVSKDNALAVANAYESVGYKRILLTKLDEAEFLGSVVELADTIHREFAFLSVGQDVPFDILNASKKLLAECVIFPEKLKGIAGEVFEKTV; from the coding sequence ATGGATTTTGTAAAAATCCGGGGCAAAGACTTACAAGACTGCATCATGCAGATGAAAATGAAATACGGTCCAGAGGCTCATCTCTATGACCAACGAGTGATCACGGAAGGTGGGCTCTTTGGTACGGGGCTTATGGCCCAAAGAATGTATGAAATTGATGTAGGTGTTCCAGAAAAACAAAATTCGAAAGAGAGAATTGAACGTAAGTTAAAGGACCTCAAAGAACTTATCAAACAAAAACAAAAAACAGAATCCCTACCTGAATCTAGTCTTGTCGGAATTGGTTCGAACCAATCCTCGCTTGGAAATGGAGGGAATCATCATCTTCGCAAAAAAAACATCGATGCCGTCCGTCCTTTTTCGGAGCGTCGTCGCAGACAAAATCCCCCTGTTTACGAAATTGAAGCGGAAGAGGTAAGATCTGTAGGTTTATCTATTTCGGAAGCCAAAGATTCCATTCCAGAACTAACAACACCCACCAAACCTCAATTACCGGAAAGACACCCTCATATCCAAAGACTCGTAGATCGACTGTTAAATGAAGGTTTATCTTCTTCCTTTTTGGAAGAAATGGCAATCGCTTTAGAACGTAGGTTATCTGCAGTGGATCTCACTCGTTATGCGAATGTGACTGATAAAGCTGTGACCTATTTAGAAGAAAGGATCCAAATTGATTCTGACTTGTTTAGTGGGACGCCACGCGGAAAACGAAAAGTGATATTTTTTGTAGGACCAACTGGTTCAGGTAAAACAACATCCATTGCTAAACTCGCTGCCAAGTATAGTTTGCATATGGGTAAAAAAGTTTCCCTGTATACGACTGACAACTACCGAATTGCAGCCATCGACCAACTTAAGTTTTATGCTGACGCAATGGGACTTCCCTTTTATGCAGCGAAAGATTTACGTAAGTGGAAGGAAACCATTGTTCGCGATGGATCAGAACTGATTTTAGTAGATACTGCTGGATACTCTCATAGAAAGTCAGAAAACCTAGAAAAACTTCAGGAATTCTACCAAGTATTTGGGGAAAAGGATTATATTGAAACAGTCTTAGTGCTTTCCTCCACGGTCTCAAAAGACAATGCGCTTGCCGTAGCCAATGCCTACGAATCGGTGGGATACAAAAGAATTTTATTAACTAAGCTGGATGAAGCAGAATTTTTAGGTTCTGTAGTGGAATTAGCCGATACTATTCACAGGGAATTCGCATTCTTAAGTGTAGGCCAGGATGTTCCTTTTGACATCCTAAATGCCTCGAAAAAACTTCTTGCCGAATGTGTGATTTTTCCAGAAAAATTGAAAGGGATAGCGGGGGAGGTCTTCGAAAAGACCGTGTAA
- a CDS encoding MinD/ParA family protein codes for MDQAANLRKLTESGAGLKLVQPQDTVKKTKIIAVASGKGGVGKSTVSVNLAISIAKTGLKVLIFDGDLGLANVNVLLGIIPKYNLYHVVKGHKSLKDIVISTPEGVDIIAGASGYSQLANLNETQRNNLIKGFAELDRYDVMIIDTGAGISANVIGLVMPADEVVVVTTPEPTSITDSYGLIKSIVSQSKDKNLKIIVNRVRSAIEGKKVADRVIDISGQFLEVQVENLGFIFQDEEVEKSIREQKPFIIGAPRSKAAACLTRVTHTLLQTEGGFSDEEGLTGFFKKFFSFVDFKEKEMEEKMEEDN; via the coding sequence ATGGACCAAGCTGCAAATCTTAGAAAGCTCACTGAATCTGGTGCTGGATTAAAACTTGTTCAACCCCAGGACACAGTGAAAAAAACCAAAATCATTGCTGTAGCATCTGGAAAAGGTGGAGTAGGAAAGAGTACAGTCTCTGTCAACCTCGCCATTTCCATAGCTAAGACTGGACTCAAGGTTTTGATCTTTGATGGTGACTTGGGTCTTGCCAATGTCAACGTCCTTCTCGGCATCATTCCGAAATACAATTTATACCATGTGGTGAAAGGCCATAAGTCTCTAAAAGACATCGTGATTTCCACTCCGGAAGGCGTAGACATCATTGCAGGTGCCTCTGGGTATTCCCAACTAGCCAATCTCAACGAAACTCAAAGAAACAATCTCATCAAAGGATTTGCAGAACTCGATCGATATGATGTCATGATCATTGACACTGGTGCCGGGATCTCTGCCAACGTGATTGGTCTTGTGATGCCTGCAGACGAAGTGGTTGTGGTCACAACACCAGAACCAACTTCCATCACAGATTCTTATGGCCTCATCAAATCCATTGTTTCCCAATCCAAAGACAAAAATTTAAAAATCATCGTCAATCGTGTTCGTTCTGCCATTGAAGGGAAAAAAGTTGCTGACCGTGTCATCGACATCTCTGGTCAATTTTTAGAAGTCCAAGTGGAAAACTTGGGATTTATTTTCCAAGATGAAGAAGTAGAAAAATCAATTCGAGAACAGAAACCATTCATTATCGGAGCTCCTCGCTCTAAGGCAGCCGCTTGTTTGACCAGAGTCACTCACACCCTCTTACAAACCGAAGGTGGTTTTTCTGATGAAGAAGGACTCACTGGTTTCTTTAAAAAATTCTTCAGCTTCGTTGACTTCAAAGAGAAGGAAATGGAAGAGAAGATGGAGGAAGACAACTAA
- the whiG gene encoding RNA polymerase sigma factor WhiG, producing the protein MSRLLDKYNQFDETDLWKKYRVTKDAEIRSYLVEKYSPLVKHVAGRIAIGMPQNVEFEDLVSYGVFGLLDAIEKFDPSREIKFKTYAMTRIRGSIFDELRSVDWIPRSIRQKAKQLENIIAMLENKEGKKVDDEEIAKELGVSMEEYNSLLAKLSGTSLVSLNDIWFLGDENDEVSFMETLESPMNMNPDNIIEKEEIKNVIVEAIQSLPEKEKKVIVLYYYEDLTLKEIGEVLEVTESRISQLHTKAVARLRSKLSKVKSAIQKR; encoded by the coding sequence ATGTCAAGATTGCTAGACAAATACAATCAGTTTGATGAGACAGATCTTTGGAAAAAATACCGTGTCACAAAAGATGCGGAGATCCGAAGTTACCTTGTTGAAAAATATTCTCCTCTCGTCAAACACGTGGCAGGGCGAATTGCAATTGGTATGCCTCAAAATGTCGAATTTGAAGACCTCGTTAGTTACGGCGTCTTTGGTCTGTTAGATGCCATTGAAAAGTTCGACCCTTCCCGAGAAATTAAATTCAAAACTTATGCGATGACCCGTATCCGTGGGTCCATTTTTGACGAACTAAGAAGTGTGGATTGGATCCCTCGTTCCATCCGTCAAAAAGCAAAACAACTCGAAAACATCATTGCCATGCTTGAAAACAAAGAAGGCAAAAAAGTGGATGATGAAGAGATCGCTAAAGAACTCGGCGTCTCCATGGAAGAATACAATTCACTCCTAGCAAAACTTTCTGGAACCTCGCTCGTTTCTTTAAATGATATTTGGTTTCTCGGTGATGAGAACGATGAAGTTTCCTTTATGGAAACTCTCGAATCTCCGATGAATATGAACCCTGACAATATCATCGAAAAAGAAGAAATCAAAAATGTAATCGTTGAAGCCATCCAATCTTTGCCGGAAAAAGAAAAGAAGGTTATCGTTCTTTATTATTATGAAGACCTCACTCTCAAAGAGATAGGTGAAGTTTTGGAAGTTACGGAATCAAGAATTTCCCAACTTCATACAAAAGCAGTCGCAAGACTTCGCAGTAAACTTTCAAAAGTAAAATCCGCGATCCAAAAAAGGTAA
- a CDS encoding FapA family protein yields MSLSEFLTEELKEFDRKEKEQVEVIADTIEECLAIASQHLGRKVHEIDYTVLKRGKKSLFFSEPYHIRASIIPDDMLLDELSLLDEHLTGGSGKLVSKDLKELVTPKNKDGRVTVKIYRTGVFLTVYPPTGEGLEMTMADVSKKLSFRGVAGVDQTLINKILKEKKGEPSLISNQKPKAGNDSSCNVEIAQENMRAFVTVFPARPGGRDLEVSDIVAALKGMGVAFGLKEDEIRKYLDEDVVNKPFIGAEGDFPVNGKNAEIKYYVRTEKKINFKEDQSGRVDYKDLDMIENVVVGQLLAEKLPAEKGKFGRNLFGMVLPAKDGLDTELKQGKGTILSEDKMRLTAEVNGQVLYAAGRLSVETVYRINGDVGVRTGNVTFLGSIIITGNVEDNYSVKAAGNIEIYGTVQKAIVEADGDIIVRQGVTGREEARVESTGGNIVAKFIQNATCITEKDIIVQEGILHSHLMAGGKISCKGKRGQIVGGTIQAAQLISAKIIGSQANPQTDLIVGNNPKILKQIQEYEEKRKENQDKLDQLTKTMRTLKARKEADPASFTAEQDAHLQKLEAGTKKLEKRIAEAGKDIQTLTEYMDEQAASGRISVEKTIFPGVTIRIRNAEFKLRHETKAKTFYEEESQVRSAPYEDPDETKNDWRKKRGRGKSKN; encoded by the coding sequence ATGTCTCTCTCTGAATTTCTTACAGAGGAACTGAAAGAGTTCGATCGTAAGGAAAAAGAACAAGTAGAAGTCATTGCCGATACCATAGAAGAGTGTCTTGCAATTGCGTCGCAGCACTTGGGTCGCAAAGTTCATGAGATCGATTATACTGTTTTAAAAAGAGGAAAGAAGTCTCTTTTCTTTTCAGAACCTTACCATATCCGAGCTTCCATCATCCCAGATGACATGTTATTAGATGAACTAAGTCTTTTGGATGAACATCTAACGGGCGGTAGTGGGAAATTAGTTTCAAAAGATTTAAAAGAACTAGTCACTCCTAAAAATAAAGATGGTCGCGTTACAGTTAAGATATATAGAACCGGTGTTTTTTTAACTGTTTATCCTCCTACTGGTGAAGGATTGGAAATGACAATGGCTGATGTTTCCAAAAAACTTTCCTTTCGAGGAGTTGCTGGTGTTGACCAGACCTTAATCAATAAAATTCTCAAAGAAAAAAAAGGGGAACCATCCCTCATCTCCAACCAAAAACCAAAGGCCGGAAACGATTCTAGTTGCAACGTTGAAATTGCACAAGAAAACATGCGTGCCTTTGTGACTGTTTTTCCTGCAAGGCCAGGTGGACGTGATTTGGAAGTTTCTGATATCGTTGCTGCTCTCAAAGGAATGGGGGTTGCTTTTGGACTCAAAGAAGATGAAATTCGAAAATACTTAGACGAAGATGTAGTGAACAAACCTTTTATCGGGGCCGAAGGTGATTTCCCTGTAAATGGTAAAAATGCGGAAATCAAATACTATGTTCGTACAGAAAAGAAAATCAACTTCAAAGAAGATCAGTCGGGTCGTGTTGATTATAAAGACTTAGATATGATCGAAAACGTTGTCGTCGGACAACTGTTAGCCGAAAAACTTCCTGCAGAAAAAGGAAAGTTTGGTCGCAATTTATTCGGAATGGTATTACCTGCCAAAGATGGTTTGGATACCGAACTCAAACAAGGGAAAGGAACAATTCTTTCCGAAGACAAAATGCGTCTTACCGCAGAAGTCAACGGGCAGGTGTTATATGCAGCTGGTAGACTTTCTGTAGAAACGGTTTACCGAATCAATGGAGACGTGGGCGTTCGGACAGGAAACGTTACCTTCCTGGGTTCTATCATCATCACAGGAAACGTAGAAGATAACTATTCTGTCAAAGCGGCGGGTAATATTGAAATCTACGGAACGGTCCAAAAGGCTATTGTTGAAGCCGATGGCGATATCATCGTACGCCAAGGGGTGACTGGTAGGGAAGAGGCACGTGTGGAATCCACTGGAGGAAACATTGTTGCGAAGTTCATCCAGAACGCCACTTGCATTACAGAAAAAGACATCATTGTCCAAGAGGGAATTTTACATTCTCATTTGATGGCGGGGGGCAAAATATCCTGCAAAGGAAAACGAGGCCAAATTGTAGGAGGGACCATCCAAGCGGCCCAACTGATCTCGGCCAAAATCATCGGTTCCCAAGCCAACCCACAGACCGACCTCATCGTTGGAAACAATCCCAAAATCTTAAAGCAGATCCAGGAATACGAAGAAAAACGCAAAGAGAACCAGGATAAGCTGGACCAACTCACAAAGACCATGCGTACTCTCAAAGCGAGAAAAGAAGCGGATCCTGCCAGTTTTACCGCAGAACAAGACGCCCATTTACAGAAATTGGAAGCTGGCACCAAAAAATTAGAAAAGCGGATTGCAGAGGCCGGAAAGGACATCCAAACTCTAACAGAATATATGGATGAACAGGCCGCCAGTGGCCGTATTTCGGTCGAGAAGACCATTTTCCCAGGTGTTACCATCCGCATCCGCAATGCCGAATTCAAACTCCGCCACGAGACCAAAGCCAAAACTTTCTACGAAGAAGAGTCCCAAGTCCGTAGTGCTCCATACGAAGATCCAGACGAAACGAAAAATGACTGGAGAAAAAAGAGAGGGCGTGGTAAGTCTAAGAATTAA
- a CDS encoding DUF370 domain-containing protein, giving the protein MSSFPVLNVGFSNVVFVSKILTILQADSAGAKRLRSEAKSESRLIDATSGRKTRSVLVLDSGHVLLSAIRPESLSKRLESGDNHIGEGEEEQED; this is encoded by the coding sequence ATGTCTTCGTTTCCAGTACTCAATGTTGGATTTTCTAATGTAGTATTTGTATCGAAAATTCTTACCATCCTTCAGGCAGATTCTGCAGGTGCTAAACGGCTCCGTTCAGAAGCAAAATCAGAAAGTAGGCTCATTGATGCTACTAGTGGACGGAAAACACGTTCCGTCCTTGTTTTAGATTCAGGCCATGTCCTTCTCTCAGCCATTCGACCAGAGAGTTTATCCAAACGTTTAGAATCTGGGGACAACCATATTGGCGAGGGAGAGGAGGAACAAGAAGATTGA
- a CDS encoding guanylate kinase codes for MNVRPNLYIISSVAGGGKSTIIAALLKEYPDFYFSVSCTTREPRPGDIEGKTYYFLSNQEFQKRIAADEFYEWAEVHGNYYGTPKGPILDAIRDHRVALLDLDVQGAKSVKALRPESVTIFIEPPSREIWIERLIRRGTDSQNSIERRIENGIKELDEAPSFDYVIVNDQLEDAIHDVKSILFGLKTKP; via the coding sequence TTGAACGTTCGTCCTAATTTATATATTATTTCTTCTGTAGCTGGAGGTGGAAAATCAACCATCATCGCTGCTCTTCTCAAAGAATATCCAGATTTTTATTTCTCGGTTTCTTGTACCACGAGAGAACCAAGACCTGGTGACATCGAAGGAAAAACATACTATTTCCTTTCAAACCAAGAGTTTCAAAAACGAATTGCCGCAGATGAATTTTATGAATGGGCAGAAGTGCACGGAAATTATTATGGAACACCGAAAGGTCCGATTTTGGATGCCATTCGTGATCACCGAGTGGCACTTTTAGATTTGGATGTACAAGGTGCTAAGTCCGTAAAAGCCCTTCGTCCAGAGTCTGTTACTATTTTTATTGAACCGCCGAGCCGGGAAATTTGGATAGAACGTCTGATCCGCAGGGGAACTGATTCCCAAAATAGTATTGAAAGAAGGATTGAAAACGGAATCAAAGAATTGGATGAAGCACCAAGCTTTGATTATGTGATCGTGAACGATCAACTGGAAGACGCCATTCATGACGTCAAATCCATCTTGTTCGGTTTAAAAACTAAACCTTAG
- a CDS encoding periplasmic-type flagellar collar protein FlbB, giving the protein MASVTDSTRSFFLIVLIFFLIAIGFFVFDYFQVINAEDYLPFLKKQAGLVNQDLLSPTELEKLEMEKAKERLIADREELEQMKRELEEKSSSLHADKERLEELKEGIQRKEKEMADKLKKDNARAEKVKVLANKVANMPPESARDMLINWPDYDIIEVFEQMDKDAEEEGRQTITTYLLTLFPAERRSVISNKWLDAGSKNVPNYGKSIDEDNDEP; this is encoded by the coding sequence ATGGCAAGTGTAACCGATAGCACAAGATCGTTCTTTTTAATCGTACTCATTTTTTTCTTAATCGCCATCGGTTTTTTTGTATTTGATTACTTCCAAGTCATCAATGCAGAAGACTATCTTCCCTTCTTAAAAAAACAAGCAGGCCTTGTAAACCAAGACTTACTTTCTCCAACGGAACTTGAAAAGTTGGAAATGGAAAAAGCAAAAGAAAGACTGATTGCAGATCGCGAAGAACTAGAACAAATGAAACGAGAATTAGAAGAAAAATCTTCTTCACTTCACGCTGACAAAGAACGTTTGGAAGAACTCAAAGAAGGCATCCAACGAAAAGAAAAAGAAATGGCGGACAAACTTAAAAAAGACAATGCCCGCGCAGAAAAAGTAAAAGTTCTCGCAAACAAAGTTGCCAATATGCCACCGGAATCGGCAAGAGATATGTTAATCAATTGGCCAGACTACGATATCATTGAAGTGTTTGAACAAATGGATAAAGATGCCGAAGAAGAAGGAAGACAAACCATTACAACTTACTTACTTACTTTGTTTCCTGCAGAAAGAAGGTCAGTGATTTCCAATAAGTGGCTGGATGCCGGTTCTAAAAATGTTCCGAATTACGGCAAAAGTATTGATGAGGACAATGACGAACCATAG
- the fliJ gene encoding flagellar export protein FliJ, producing the protein MKRFRFSLETVLKLRGWREEEEIRRLSSVVSKLNALIGEKESNEREIESSYEAILASSKVGTSLSDYLSIEQYIQGLMRRNEELAERITTQNQEVNLVRKDVMVARMNKKVIEVLKDKRFAEWKKKRNRAERREVEEFNLQLSKQSLFDSTESYGPSKSNKIPRTFKILNREDGGDELTSDFKTLRDFYEKYYLGQGKS; encoded by the coding sequence GTGAAACGATTTCGTTTTAGTTTAGAGACAGTCCTCAAATTACGAGGTTGGCGGGAAGAAGAAGAAATCCGGCGGCTCTCTTCTGTTGTCTCAAAACTCAATGCGCTGATTGGAGAAAAAGAATCCAATGAACGTGAAATCGAATCTTCCTATGAAGCAATTTTGGCCTCCTCAAAAGTAGGGACAAGTCTTTCCGATTATCTTTCCATCGAACAATACATCCAGGGTCTAATGCGTCGTAACGAAGAGTTGGCGGAGAGGATCACTACACAAAACCAAGAAGTAAATTTGGTTCGTAAGGATGTGATGGTGGCTCGAATGAACAAAAAGGTAATCGAAGTTTTAAAAGACAAACGATTTGCAGAATGGAAGAAAAAACGAAACCGAGCAGAACGAAGAGAAGTAGAAGAATTTAATCTTCAGTTAAGCAAACAATCATTATTCGATTCGACAGAAAGTTACGGACCTTCAAAATCTAATAAAATTCCAAGAACTTTCAAAATTTTGAATCGAGAGGACGGAGGTGACGAACTCACATCCGACTTCAAAACTCTTCGTGATTTTTATGAAAAATATTACCTAGGACAAGGCAAATCATAA